From the genome of Alphaproteobacteria bacterium:
GTCGTGCTGGCGGGCGTCGGCTTTGCGACGGTCCTCACCCTCTATGTCATTCCGGTTCTGTATAATTGCCTGGCCCGATTCAGCAAGCCGGCCAACGCCGTAACCGAGCGGTTGGCGCGCCTCGAGCTGGAGCATCCGGCAGCCGGCGAATGAGTAGTTTCATCCTGCATGACGCTCTGGCCCGTCTGACGCTGGTCGCCGACTGGCCGCTCAATCTCATCCTGCTGGAAAATGACAGACGCTTTCCATGGCTGGTCATGGTGCCGAAACGAACGGAATTGCGGGATCTGCACGATCTGACGCCGGCCGACCGCCATGTCTGCATGACGGAGGTCTGCGCTGCTTCGGCCGCCCTTCTGGCCGGGTTCGGCGCCCGCAAGATGAATGTGGCGGCGCTGGGCAATCAGGTGCCGCAGCTACACATCCACGTCATTGCCCGCTGGCCGTCCGACGCCGCCTGGCCGGGTCCGGTGTGGCTGGCCGGGCCGGCGGAACCCTATGACGATGCGGGCCGCGCCGCCCGCGTGGCCGAGATGCAGACCATGCTGGCCGACGCTCTCTGAGTCATCGCCGCCCGGTTGCGGCCTACCAGCGGCCTACCAGCGGCCGGCCACCAGCCGGTCCACCGGCGCATAGTCGTCGGTCAGGATCGGCCCACCCGGCGCCATGGCCAGCAACGCCTCCGCCGACATCCTGTGCCAGCCCGTTCCGGCTGTGGCGTCACTGTTTTCGGCCCGCACATCGGCCATGGCGTCGGGCAACGCCGCGGTCGCACCGGCCACCACATTGAAGTGCTGCTGGCGACTGATGACGGGTCCGTCATGGGTCCACACCGCCACCGACTCAAACACCATGCCTAAGGTGCGGACCATGGCGGCGGCGAAGCGTGGCTCCGTCCGGTCATCAATCAGGTTAAGTACATAGACCCCCTGCGGCGTCAGGCGCAGGCGCACCAGCCGGGCGAACTCCAGACTTGTCAGGTGCGGCGGCACGGTCAGCCCGCCATAAGCGTCGGCGAAGATGATGTCGAACGGCTCACCGCTGTTCGCCTGCAACGCCATGCGGCCATCGGCGTGAACTACCGACAGCGGCGGCGCCACCCGGACGCCCAGCGCCGCCACCGCCGTCGCCGTCACGACCGGATCGATCTCCGCCGCGACGATGCGCCCGCTGGCATAGCGTTGTCGCCACAGGTCCGGCACGGTCAGACCACCACCGCCCAGAACAAACACCCGCACATCGTCGCGTCCGGCAAAAGCCTGACGCGCCACCGCATCCGCAAAGCGGTGCGGTTCGATTGCCGAAGCGGCCGGGTTCAGGGTGTCGCTGGCGGAATGAACCAGACCATCGAGCAGAAGCAGGCGCGTGGCCGGCCCACGCGTCTCGTCGGCGATCACCCGGATACAGTAATAGCGGCTTTCCATGTCGCACCAGCCGGCGACGCTGCCCGGCACACCGTCCATCGCCACCGCCAGGCCCGCCAGCGGCATGGCCAGCGCCAGCGCCGGCAGCATCCGTCCGCGGCCGCCACCCGCCGCCGCCCACAGCACCACGGCCATGGCGGAAAACACCAAGGCAACGGCGACCAGCGACAGGGCCGAGCCGAGCCACGCCAGCATTATGAATCCGGCCAGCAGCACGCCGGCAATGCTGCCGGCGGCGCCCAGAGCATAGAGCCGGCCAAGAATACGACCGCGCTGGTCCGGCGTTGCGTCGATCGCCAGCCTGGCCGCCAGTGGTGCGACAATGCCGCCGGCCACCGCCGGCGGGGCAAAGAACAGCAGGCTGCCGGCCAGTGTCGCGCCCAGTCGGCCAAGACCCGCAAACAGCAGCGCCATGACCGGCCCCAGCAGCAGCAGGGGCAAGAGACTGCCGGCAGCGGCGGCGATGAAGGCCCACGCCAGAACCCGCTGACCAGCCGCCGCCGATGCGCGTTCCGCCAGGCGACCGCCCCACCAGTGACCGAGACTGAGCCCGGCCAGGACCGCGGCGATGACCGCGCTCCATGTCTCGATGGTCATGCCCACCAGCGGCGCCATCAGACGGATGGCGACGATCTCGACAATCAGAACGCCGGCCGCGGCCACGGTGACCGCGGCGCCAAAACCGGTCTGCATGGCCCGGACCATCATGACCTGATCAGTCCTGATCCGGCGCCGGCAGCGCACCACGTCAGGTCCGGTGTGCCGGTCGCCGGCAGCAGGGCAGCCAGCGCCGCCGCGGCGCGCAGCAGAAAACGGTCGGCGAAGCGTGGCGCCGCAAGCTGCACCGCCAGCGGTCGGCCGTCGGCGGTGCGGCCGGCCGGCAGGCTGATGGCCGGCTGGCCGGTCATGTTGAAGACGAAGCACGGCGTCGCCCAGCCATAGCCGTCTGCCGACTCGGCCCACCCGGCCGGCGGTCCCGTCTCGCTGGCAAAGGCCGCAATTGAGGTGGTCGCCGAGAGCAGCAGGTCGGACCCCGCCATGAACCGCCCGATATCCGCCGCCCGCCGGCGGTGGATCGACTGCGCCGCCACCCAGTCTGCGGCGCTCATGGCGTCACCGGCCATGGCCGTGGCGTGGATATCGGGGCCGACCCGCTGGCGCGCCTCTGGCGAAAGCCGGTCAAGCATCCAGCGGGCGATGGGCCCGTTATAGGCCGTGAACGCGTGACCCAGGTCGCCGATGGGTGGGTCGCGGCGCTCCACATGGGCACCGGCAGAGGCCAGCGCATCCACCGCCTGTTCCACCGCTGCGGCGACCGCACCCTCCAGCGCCACCACCCCCAGACCCGGCGACACCACGACCCGGCAGCCGGCCAGAACGGCCGGCGATTCATCCGGTCCCGTCAATAGGGCGCCGGTGCTTTCGCCCGGCAGGGCGAAAGGGTCAGCAGCATCCGGTCCGACCAACGCGTCATAGGCCAGACGCACGTCATGCACGTCACGGGCGAAGATGCCGATGTGGGTCATGGCGCCATAGCCATCATCGAGCATGGCGGGAATGCGACCGGCGCTGGGCTTGAAGCCGGTGACGCCGCAGAAGCCGGCCGGGATTCTCACCGAACCGCCGGTGTCCGTGCCGATGGCCAGCGGCACCAGGCCAGCCGCCACCGCGGCGGCGCTGCCCGACGATGAACCGCCGGCCGACAGGGCCGGGTGCCAGGGGTTAACCGTACGGCCGGTCAGCGGTGAGACGGAATCGGTCAGCCAGGCATATTCGGTGGTCGTTGTCTTGCCGACCAGCACCGCGCCTGCGGCGCGCAACCGTGCCGCCGTCACACTGTCCGATGGCGCCGGCGCGTCATCGGTAGCCAGCGATCCGTGACGGGTTGGCCAGCCGGCCACGTCAAGGACATCCTTGATGGCCACGCAAATCCCATCCAGCGGACCGTGCAGGCGCTGCGCCGCCAGTCGTTGTGCACTGGCCGCCGCCGCCGACCGCGCACTGTCAGGGTCCATATGACAGAAGGCGTTGAGGTGCGGGTTAACGGTGGCGATCCGCGCCAGGCACCGCTCCGTTTCCGCTACCGGGTCCAGCGTTCCACGGCGCATGGCCAGCGCCGTTGCGGCGGCGCCGGCTGTCCCCGCTTCACTGGTCATGGCCGCCCATCCGCTCAACCCCGTCGAAACGCCGTCATGTGAAAAGACGCATGATCGCGACCATAGGCCCACTCGGGCCCGATGGGACAGGCATGGCGGGCCAGGCAGCCGCCGCTCATGCACCTCTTGCCTTCGACCGTGTGCAGATGATCACGGCATGCCGCCACGTCATAGGTCCGGCCATCGAAGGCGCCGACCGGACAGGCGCTCAGGCACGGCTTACCGGCGCATGTGTCGCACGGCCGTTCGGCCGGTGCCGGCCGCGGCATCGCCGGCTGCTCGGTGAGGCGTTCGGCGAACAGCAGGGCGGCGCGATAGGCGTGCCACAGGCCATAGTCGGCGTGGATCAACAGGCCCAGCGGTGACGGGAACACCCGGTCGGCCTGGCGCGCCCAGGCCAGAAAGGGGGGCCACGGCGGTCCGTCAAACGGATAGACCGCATCCGCCCCGCACCGCGTCGCTATTTCGCCGACCACACGACGGGTCCAGCGATTGAGCGGATGAGGCGCCCCGTCGCCGGCCTCGGGTCCATCGGCGAAACGGGTCCACATGTCGGCCCCGGCATTGCCCACCAGCACCAGGGTCAGGGCCGGCGCCCCACTGGCCAGAGCCGGCGCACCGTCGCCCGCTGCCGGGTGCATGGCGCCACGCACCTGCAGGCCGTGCGTTGCCAGCCGCTGCGCCAGGTCGTCGTGCCAGCCCCGCTCCCCGGCCATACTATCCGCCACTGTCGCCACCGCGCGCTGCCTCGCCAGTTCGTCTGACCCGTGAAATAGTAGCCACAGACAACACCCTGTGCCCTTGCGGAGCCCATCCATGGTCATGCTGATCCATGATACCACCATCGTCACCGCCGATGCCGATGACACGGTGCATTTCAATGCTGCCATTGCCATCGACGGCCAGCGCATCGCGGCGGTCGGCCCCAGCGACGCGCTCAAGGCGCGCTACGGCGATGCCGAGCGCGTCGACGGAGTCGGAATGCTGGTCATGCCCGGCTTTGCCAACTGCCACACCCATCTGACGGCCACCATCGCCCGCGGCATCTTTGAAGACTATCCCACCTACGCCCACCCACCCTTCGACGATGTGGGGCGGCCGCCCATGCCGGCATGGACCACCGCCGAGCGCGGCCTGATGGGCCAGCTTGGCGCGCTGGAGGCGATTCGCAGCGGTACAACGCTGGCCATGGAGGATTCCATCGGCAATGACGAAACCATGGAAGGGCTGGTTGCCACCGGCCTGCGCCTGGTGGTCGCCGAACGGGCCGCCGATCGGGCCAACGGCACGGTCGGCGCCCAGGGCGCGTTCGAGCGCGACCCGGCGATGGCGGCGGAGGGGCTGGGCCGCATCGAACGCCTGCATCAGCGTTGGCACGGCGCCGAGGACGGACGCATCAGCGTTGCCGTTTCCGCCTGGGCGCCGGACCTGTGCTCGCCCGAGTTGCTGCGCGACCTGCGTGATCTGCAGGACCGCCTCGATACGGTCGCCACCTGCCACCTCAACCAGGTATGGGGCGAGGTGGCGGCGGTCAAAGCCAATCGCGGCATGTTGCCCACCGAATACCTGGCGTCCACCGGGTTCCTGTCGGAGCGGCTGGTGGCGGCGCACTGCCGCTGCATGACACCGGCGGAGGAAGAGATTGCCGGTAAGGCCGGTATTTCCGTTGCCTTCAATTCGTGCATGGCGGCCAGGCGCGGCCTGTCACCCAACATCGCCGATCTGGACTCGCACGGCTGCACCATCGCGCTGGGCACCGACAATATGGCCGAGGACATGGTGGAAGTGATGCGTACCGCCATGTTCATGGAGCGTGTGCGGCGCAAGGACGGCGCCCACCCGACGCCGGACCAGGCGCTGGGCTGGGCCACAGCCAACGGCTATCGCGCGCTGGGCGTCACCGATGGCGGTGTCCTGGCACAAGGCCGGCTGGCCGACCTCATTATGGTGGCCGCCCGCCGGGCCCATCTGGTGCCGGTGGTGCGCCCGGTTTCCGCCTTCGTTCACAACGGGCAGGCCGCCGACGTCCGTTCCGTCATGGTCGGCGGCGATTGGATCATGCGCGACGGCCGGGTGCTGACCATGGACGAGGACGCCCTGTTGGCCGAGGCGCAGTCCACGGGCGTCGCGCTGTGGCGGCGTATGTATGACTCTCACCCGGACGTTCATCTGCCCAACGGTTTCGATCCTGCCGCCAGCGGCCGGGCGTAGGTCGCGCGCCTCACGCACCATAGGCGGTGCGGTCGCCGGTGAAGCCTTCGCCGACCAGTGACGTGTAGGACCACACCAGATTGCGACGGGCGGCCGCCCCGCCGATTTCTCTCACCCGGTGCATGGCCATGTGCCCCTGAAACACCAGAAGATCACCAGGCCGCGGCGCCACCTGGTGAATAGCGGGCCAGCGGCCGCTCACCACGTCCTGCAGGCGCGCCGCCATGGCCGGCGTCTCCTCTCCACCGTCGCGTACGCCAGGGGCGATCTCAAACTCGCCGCCGCTCGCCGGCGCGTCCAGAGTAAGCGTCGCCACTGCATCGTTGGGATCGAAATGCCAGTCCAGCCGGTCATCCGCCCGCATCACATGAAGCAGGCAGGCAAAGGCCGGATCGTCCATGGGATAGAGCGGCTCGTCGCCGATGATGGCGCCAATCAGGCACGTCAGCCCGCTCCACTGGTAGAGGCGTCGGGCACCAGAGTCTGCGGCCATGGCGTCATAGGGAACGGACGCGTAGCGCTGCACATAATCCGCTGGCAGCCGCCAGTCGCCACGGCTATCGGGCCACACCTGACCGGCCGGCCGGAAGCGATTCACCGCATGGGCCCGGTCCATCAGGCCATCAGCCTCCGCCCGCAGCCGCGCCACGGCTTGTGGCCGCAGAAAGCCCGGCAGAAGAGCAAAGCCCTGGTCGGCCAGGGCGGACCGGGCGCGCCGGACCACCGCCGCAGCGGGCGGTGATGCCGGATCTGCCACCGGCCAGCGGTCCAGGTCTATCAGGTCGGCCGGCAGGTCGGCCGGCACCTTATGGTGGCTGGTCATGCCGCAGCATAGCGTCGAACGCGGCCCGCGGCAGCCACCCCGGCGTGGCGGCTGGTCCAGCCTTACCCATGACATCAACGCCTATTGTATTAGCATGATAATACACTATAGTGCGCTGGACTTCATTGGAGACCATGATGACCCGAACTGCCACGCGCCTCGCACCTGCTCCGCCGTCCGCTCCGGACCTGGTCCAGCCCGACAGCGATTTTGCGGCGCTGTGCACCGCTCTTCTGATGCTGCGCACGCCCGACGAGATGCGCCGTTTCCTGCTGGACCTCTCCACTCCCGGCGAGCGCCAGGCCATGGCGGAGCGCTGGCGCGTCGCTCGTATGCTGGACGAGGGCGGCCAGTCCTATCGTGACATTTCCGGCCAGACCGGCGTCTCCACCACTACGGTCACGCGGGTCGCCCGCTTTCTCGGTCAGGAGCCGCACCAGGGCTATCGCCTGGTGCTGGACCGCCTGAAACGGCGGCGGTCATGAGCGCCCGCCTGACCATGGCGGTGCAGCGCCGCGGCCGGCTGGCCGATGGCGGCTTCGACCTGCTGGAGCGGGCCGGCGTGCGTTTCGCCTATACCCGTGACGCGCTAAGCCGCCATGCTGAGAATCTGCCTCTCGACCTGATGCTGATTCGCGACGACGACATTCCCAGTTTTGTTGCCAGCGGCGCATGTGACTATGGCATCGTCGGCGAGAATGTTCTGGCCGAAGCGGCAACGCGGTCGCCCCGCATCGCCCGTCTGGAGGTGGCCCTGCCCCTTGGTTTCGCCCGTTGCAGCCTGAAGCTGGCGGCGCCACGCGACAGTGCGGTGCGCGACATTGGTGATCTGGACGGGCGCGCGGTCGCCACCACCTATCCGGGTCTCACCCGCGCCTTCCTCGATAGCCAGGGTGTCGCAGCGGAAATCGTCGAGATGGGCGGCTCACTTGAAGTCGCACCGCGCATGGGGATTGCCGATGCCATCTGCGATCTGGTGTCTACCGGCGCCACGCTGGAGGCCAATGGCCTTGTGCCCTTCGCCTCCGTGCGCCACAGCGAGGCGGTGCTGATTCACGCGCCCGGTGTCGGCACCGGCGAGGTGGCGCAGACCGCAAACCTGCTGATCCAGCGTTTCAAAGGGGTCATCGCCTCGCGCCAGACCAAATACATTCTGCTCAACGCGCCGCGCGACCGGCTGGACGAGATCCGCG
Proteins encoded in this window:
- a CDS encoding HIT family protein, which gives rise to MSSFILHDALARLTLVADWPLNLILLENDRRFPWLVMVPKRTELRDLHDLTPADRHVCMTEVCAASAALLAGFGARKMNVAALGNQVPQLHIHVIARWPSDAAWPGPVWLAGPAEPYDDAGRAARVAEMQTMLADAL
- a CDS encoding fused MFS/spermidine synthase; translated protein: MMVRAMQTGFGAAVTVAAAGVLIVEIVAIRLMAPLVGMTIETWSAVIAAVLAGLSLGHWWGGRLAERASAAAGQRVLAWAFIAAAAGSLLPLLLLGPVMALLFAGLGRLGATLAGSLLFFAPPAVAGGIVAPLAARLAIDATPDQRGRILGRLYALGAAGSIAGVLLAGFIMLAWLGSALSLVAVALVFSAMAVVLWAAAGGGRGRMLPALALAMPLAGLAVAMDGVPGSVAGWCDMESRYYCIRVIADETRGPATRLLLLDGLVHSASDTLNPAASAIEPHRFADAVARQAFAGRDDVRVFVLGGGGLTVPDLWRQRYASGRIVAAEIDPVVTATAVAALGVRVAPPLSVVHADGRMALQANSGEPFDIIFADAYGGLTVPPHLTSLEFARLVRLRLTPQGVYVLNLIDDRTEPRFAAAMVRTLGMVFESVAVWTHDGPVISRQQHFNVVAGATAALPDAMADVRAENSDATAGTGWHRMSAEALLAMAPGGPILTDDYAPVDRLVAGRW
- a CDS encoding amidase family protein, translating into MTSEAGTAGAAATALAMRRGTLDPVAETERCLARIATVNPHLNAFCHMDPDSARSAAAASAQRLAAQRLHGPLDGICVAIKDVLDVAGWPTRHGSLATDDAPAPSDSVTAARLRAAGAVLVGKTTTTEYAWLTDSVSPLTGRTVNPWHPALSAGGSSSGSAAAVAAGLVPLAIGTDTGGSVRIPAGFCGVTGFKPSAGRIPAMLDDGYGAMTHIGIFARDVHDVRLAYDALVGPDAADPFALPGESTGALLTGPDESPAVLAGCRVVVSPGLGVVALEGAVAAAVEQAVDALASAGAHVERRDPPIGDLGHAFTAYNGPIARWMLDRLSPEARQRVGPDIHATAMAGDAMSAADWVAAQSIHRRRAADIGRFMAGSDLLLSATTSIAAFASETGPPAGWAESADGYGWATPCFVFNMTGQPAISLPAGRTADGRPLAVQLAAPRFADRFLLRAAAALAALLPATGTPDLTWCAAGAGSGLIRS
- a CDS encoding ferredoxin — protein: MADSMAGERGWHDDLAQRLATHGLQVRGAMHPAAGDGAPALASGAPALTLVLVGNAGADMWTRFADGPEAGDGAPHPLNRWTRRVVGEIATRCGADAVYPFDGPPWPPFLAWARQADRVFPSPLGLLIHADYGLWHAYRAALLFAERLTEQPAMPRPAPAERPCDTCAGKPCLSACPVGAFDGRTYDVAACRDHLHTVEGKRCMSGGCLARHACPIGPEWAYGRDHASFHMTAFRRG
- a CDS encoding amidohydrolase family protein, which gives rise to MVMLIHDTTIVTADADDTVHFNAAIAIDGQRIAAVGPSDALKARYGDAERVDGVGMLVMPGFANCHTHLTATIARGIFEDYPTYAHPPFDDVGRPPMPAWTTAERGLMGQLGALEAIRSGTTLAMEDSIGNDETMEGLVATGLRLVVAERAADRANGTVGAQGAFERDPAMAAEGLGRIERLHQRWHGAEDGRISVAVSAWAPDLCSPELLRDLRDLQDRLDTVATCHLNQVWGEVAAVKANRGMLPTEYLASTGFLSERLVAAHCRCMTPAEEEIAGKAGISVAFNSCMAARRGLSPNIADLDSHGCTIALGTDNMAEDMVEVMRTAMFMERVRRKDGAHPTPDQALGWATANGYRALGVTDGGVLAQGRLADLIMVAARRAHLVPVVRPVSAFVHNGQAADVRSVMVGGDWIMRDGRVLTMDEDALLAEAQSTGVALWRRMYDSHPDVHLPNGFDPAASGRA
- a CDS encoding YerC/YecD family TrpR-related protein; its protein translation is MTRTATRLAPAPPSAPDLVQPDSDFAALCTALLMLRTPDEMRRFLLDLSTPGERQAMAERWRVARMLDEGGQSYRDISGQTGVSTTTVTRVARFLGQEPHQGYRLVLDRLKRRRS
- the hisG gene encoding ATP phosphoribosyltransferase, whose protein sequence is MSARLTMAVQRRGRLADGGFDLLERAGVRFAYTRDALSRHAENLPLDLMLIRDDDIPSFVASGACDYGIVGENVLAEAATRSPRIARLEVALPLGFARCSLKLAAPRDSAVRDIGDLDGRAVATTYPGLTRAFLDSQGVAAEIVEMGGSLEVAPRMGIADAICDLVSTGATLEANGLVPFASVRHSEAVLIHAPGVGTGEVAQTANLLIQRFKGVIASRQTKYILLNAPRDRLDEIRATLPGADAPTVAPVVGRDDMVAVHAVCTEEVFWTTLEQLKAAGARSILVLPIEKMLA